One genomic region from Parafrankia irregularis encodes:
- a CDS encoding SDR family NAD(P)-dependent oxidoreductase, whose protein sequence is MTNEYGPWGIVAGGSDGVGAAFAHEMAARGLNVVLVARRVPVLEAFAEEIRAKHGVEVRAVALDLSAPGALAELASATAELEVGLFVYNAGGDDFSTPFLDKDLDTHLQLIHRNCDSVLEAAYRFGGPMVARGRGGVVLVTSGAAWVGGATLAAYGATKAFDLVLAEALWAEWRSSGVAVLGLVLGKTDTPSMRRVFDAKGEPYGDAADPSDVAREALDHLADGPTWIFGSADPTGGSPFGAMPRRDAVLAMSRASAPATSHAPATSHAADAAAAPGTDPSE, encoded by the coding sequence ATGACGAATGAGTACGGGCCGTGGGGGATCGTGGCCGGCGGATCTGACGGAGTCGGGGCGGCGTTCGCTCACGAGATGGCCGCCAGGGGCCTGAACGTCGTGCTGGTGGCGCGGCGGGTTCCCGTGCTGGAGGCGTTCGCCGAGGAGATCCGGGCGAAGCACGGCGTCGAGGTCCGCGCGGTCGCGCTTGATCTCAGTGCCCCGGGCGCGCTGGCGGAGCTCGCGAGCGCGACCGCCGAACTCGAGGTCGGGCTCTTCGTGTACAACGCCGGCGGCGACGACTTCAGCACCCCGTTCCTCGACAAGGATCTCGACACCCACCTGCAGCTGATCCACCGAAACTGCGACAGCGTGCTCGAGGCGGCCTACCGCTTCGGCGGGCCGATGGTGGCGCGCGGGCGGGGCGGCGTGGTTCTCGTGACGTCGGGAGCGGCCTGGGTGGGTGGCGCCACGCTCGCCGCCTACGGTGCCACCAAGGCGTTCGACCTCGTCCTGGCGGAGGCGCTGTGGGCCGAATGGCGTTCCAGTGGGGTCGCCGTGCTGGGCCTGGTGCTCGGCAAGACCGACACACCGTCGATGCGCCGGGTGTTCGACGCCAAGGGCGAGCCGTACGGGGACGCCGCCGACCCTTCCGACGTCGCCCGGGAGGCGCTCGACCACCTCGCCGACGGACCGACCTGGATCTTCGGGAGCGCGGACCCGACCGGCGGTTCGCCGTTCGGCGCGATGCCCCGCCGGGACGCGGTGCTCGCGATGAGCCGAGCCAGCGCCCCCGCCACCAGCCACGCCCCCGCCACCAGCCACGCGGCCGACGCGGCTGCCGCACCGGGAACCGATCCGTCAGAGTGA
- a CDS encoding NAD(P)-dependent oxidoreductase, translating into MKIGFIGAGRMGRPMVDRLMAAGHEVTVLVRSPQARAAAQADGLTVADTVSATVRDADAVFVVVLTDDQVRSACLGPDGAIAAMRPGATLVQHTTSDPRTAHLLAAAGAAGSGRGIGVLDAALSGGPHDIAAGRLTLWVGGDEALLDRMRPVLGTYASPVMSVGPVGNGQRVKLVNNALFVAQVGLAIDAVRLAGSLGIEESAILAALQHGSGASRGLGVVAGGGSVDAVAGRIGDLMLKDVTVVREVARNAGAELGIIGTVLASEVVAEKVLGRGSGPEAGA; encoded by the coding sequence ATGAAGATCGGGTTCATCGGCGCGGGTCGCATGGGCCGGCCGATGGTCGACCGGCTGATGGCCGCGGGCCACGAGGTGACCGTCCTGGTGCGCAGCCCGCAGGCCCGGGCGGCGGCGCAGGCCGACGGGCTGACCGTTGCCGACACGGTGTCGGCCACGGTCCGCGACGCCGACGCGGTGTTCGTCGTCGTCCTGACCGACGATCAGGTCCGCTCGGCGTGCCTCGGCCCGGACGGCGCCATCGCGGCCATGAGGCCGGGCGCGACGCTCGTCCAGCACACGACGTCCGATCCGCGGACCGCACACCTGCTCGCCGCGGCGGGCGCGGCGGGATCAGGCCGGGGGATCGGGGTACTCGACGCCGCGCTCTCGGGCGGCCCGCACGACATCGCCGCGGGCCGGCTGACGCTGTGGGTGGGTGGCGACGAGGCCCTGCTGGACCGGATGCGTCCGGTGCTCGGCACGTACGCGTCACCGGTCATGTCCGTCGGGCCGGTCGGTAACGGCCAGCGGGTGAAGCTGGTGAACAACGCGCTGTTCGTGGCGCAGGTGGGGCTCGCGATCGACGCGGTGCGTCTCGCGGGTTCCCTCGGGATCGAGGAGTCGGCGATTCTGGCTGCCCTCCAACACGGCAGTGGTGCCAGCCGTGGCCTTGGCGTCGTCGCCGGTGGCGGCTCGGTCGACGCCGTCGCGGGCCGCATCGGCGACCTCATGCTCAAGGACGTCACGGTGGTGCGCGAGGTCGCCCGCAACGCGGGCGCGGAGCTCGGGATCATCGGCACGGTCCTCGCGTCGGAGGTGGTCGCGGAGAAGGTGCTCGGGCGGGGGAGCGGACCTGAGGCCGGGGCCTGA
- a CDS encoding nuclear transport factor 2 family protein, translating to MSEIDDLRAVVEKLAARVHALEDQVEIMQLVAQYGPAVDSGSAEAAAALWTEDGAFDAVPHLRMRGRSDIVDMVNGGHQSLIRNGCGHVLTVPHIVVDGDEATGRSYALNIRWDAGADRFWVARVSANTWRWARTAQGWRITERINANLDGTAEHREMLAPPRQPPPAQSSVPAGDRGST from the coding sequence ATGAGCGAGATCGACGATCTTCGTGCCGTGGTCGAGAAGCTGGCGGCCCGGGTCCACGCCCTGGAGGACCAGGTCGAGATCATGCAGCTCGTCGCCCAGTACGGGCCCGCCGTCGACAGCGGCTCGGCCGAGGCCGCCGCGGCGCTGTGGACCGAGGACGGCGCCTTCGACGCCGTTCCCCACCTGCGGATGCGGGGGCGGAGTGACATCGTCGACATGGTCAACGGCGGCCACCAGAGCCTGATCCGCAACGGCTGCGGCCACGTCCTGACGGTGCCGCACATCGTGGTCGACGGCGATGAGGCGACCGGCCGCAGCTACGCGCTCAACATCCGCTGGGATGCCGGCGCAGACCGGTTCTGGGTGGCCCGGGTCTCCGCGAACACCTGGCGCTGGGCGCGCACCGCGCAGGGCTGGCGCATCACCGAGCGGATCAACGCCAACCTCGACGGCACGGCCGAACACCGCGAGATGCTGGCACCGCCGCGGCAGCCCCCGCCGGCACAGTCGTCCGTTCCTGCCGGCGACCGCGGGTCGACCTGA